GCCGGTCTTTCTTGCGGCTGACACACGGAAGAGCTTCGATGATCGCTAGCTTCGCACTCATGCTCGCCCTGGCGGGCGCGTTCCAGCAGACCGGCCCGGGGCACGAGGGGCCCGCCGTCCAGCCCGCGCAGCCGCAGGTGGAGGCCGCCGCCCAGCACGTCGCGGGCGAGGAGGGGCACGGCGAGGGGGTGGACTTCATGCACCACATCCTCGACAGCCGCGAGTGGGAGACCCCCTTCGGGGTCGTCCACTTCCCCGAGGAGCACTCCTGGCAGGTGGGGCCCATCGACATGACCCCCACCAAGCACGTCCTCTTTCTGGGGATCGCGGGGCTGCTGACGCTCCTCTTCCTCCTCCCCGCGGCGGCGCTCGCCGGGCGCGCGCAGTCCGGCCGGACGGCGGGGAGGCGGCACAACCTGGTGGAGGCATTCGTCCTCTACATCCGCAACGAGGTGGTGATGAGGAACATCGGGCACGGTGGGGAGAAGTTCGCCCCGTTCCTGCTCACCCTCTTCTTCTTCATCCTCTTCGCCAACCTGCTGGGGCTGGTCCCCTGGGGGTCCACCGCCACGGCCAACATCTCGGTCACCGCGGCGCTTGCGATCCTCACCTTCTTCGTCATCGAGGGGGGCGGGATGCGGGCGCAGGGCGCCGGCTACCTGGGGACGGTCGTCTACTGGAACAAGGATCTCGCCCTCCCCATGCGCGTCCTGATGCTGGTCATCATGACCCCGGTGGAGATCGTGGGGAAGCTGACCAAGCCGTTCGCGCTGGCGGTCCGCCTCATGGCGAACATGACTGCGGGGCACATCGTGCTCCTGGCGATCATCTCCCTGATCTTCGTGTTCGGGAGCTACTACGTCCTGGTGGCGCCGATCCTCATGGGGGTGGCGATCACGTTCCTGGAGATCTTCGTCTCGTTCCTCCAGGCGTACATCTTCACGCTGCTCAGCAGCGTGTTCATCGGGCTGATGCAGCACGCGCACCACTGAGGTCGCCGTGGGCTCGCGCGGCCGCCCCGAATGGCCG
The nucleotide sequence above comes from Longimicrobiaceae bacterium. Encoded proteins:
- the atpB gene encoding F0F1 ATP synthase subunit A — its product is MIASFALMLALAGAFQQTGPGHEGPAVQPAQPQVEAAAQHVAGEEGHGEGVDFMHHILDSREWETPFGVVHFPEEHSWQVGPIDMTPTKHVLFLGIAGLLTLLFLLPAAALAGRAQSGRTAGRRHNLVEAFVLYIRNEVVMRNIGHGGEKFAPFLLTLFFFILFANLLGLVPWGSTATANISVTAALAILTFFVIEGGGMRAQGAGYLGTVVYWNKDLALPMRVLMLVIMTPVEIVGKLTKPFALAVRLMANMTAGHIVLLAIISLIFVFGSYYVLVAPILMGVAITFLEIFVSFLQAYIFTLLSSVFIGLMQHAHH